Below is a genomic region from Armatimonadota bacterium.
GGTCGGGGAGCGGTCACGCCATCGTACCATCCGTTCCCTGTGTTACGGGTCGGGCTCCCGGACGTATCACGAAGCGGCGAAGAGGGGGAATGGCGCGTGCCCGATCGAATGATCGCCGACGACGAAATCGATTTGCAGGAGCTGCTGCAAGCCCTTTGGAGGGGCCGTCGTACGATCGCCGTGCTCGCCTTGTCCGCAGCCCTGGTCGCCGCCGGGCTGAGTGTCTTCGTACTACCGCAAGCCTACGAGTCACGCGTCCTGCTCCTGGTCACACGGCCGCAGGTGCAGATCGTGGACCCGAGTAGCCCCGCGTTCCGGACGGGCGAACTGAACGTGACAGCCAGGACCGACCCGGAACTGTCCGCGGACGGGGTGGCCACGCTGGCCAGGGCGCCGGCGATCATCGAGGAAGTCGCCCGGCGGGCGGGTGTGCCGGTTCGGAAACTGGAATCAGCCCAGGCCCGGGCCGTCCGGAATAGCAGCCTGGTCGAGCTCCGGGTGCGCTGGCCCGACCCGCAAACGGCTCAGCGGATCGCTGCGGTCTGGGCGGAGGTCGTAGTGGCGCAGGCCAGGATCCTGGCGTCCAGCCGGGGCCAGGGCTCGTACGCACTCTTCGGGCGCCGCCTCGACGCAGCCCTGGAGCGTCTCAAGGTGGCAGAGCAGGCGCTGCGGCGCTTCGATGCCCTATCCCGGATCGGAGAGCTCCAGGCGCGCCTCGGAAGGCTGACCGACCAGCTGGCGTCCTATGAGGCGCGACGCAATGACCTCAGTGTGTCGTTGATACGTGCCGAAGGTGAGCTGGCTGCCATCGAAGCACAGCTCCAACGGCAACCCAGGACCCTTACGCTTTCGAAGTCTGTGGCCACCGACCCCTTCTTCCACCAGGCGGCGACCACGGCTTCGGGCCGGAGCTTCCTGGAGCTGAGCCCCCTCACCCTACGGACAGAGGAGCAGAACCCCGCGTACACCGCGTTGAGCCAGGCGCGGGCCAACGCCGCCGTCGCGGTTCAGGCCCTGCGGGTGGAGAAAGTCCGCGTGGAGCAGGCCATGCAGGAGATCCAGCACGAGATCGCGACTCTGCGGTCGGAGCTGGCCAGTCAAACGCTGACCAGGACCCGCCTGGCCCGGGACGTGGAAAATGCCCGGCGCGTGTACGAGGTTCTCTTCCAGCGCCGGGAGGAGGTCCGCCTTGCAGCCGCGACACCTTCGGGCTCTGTCCAGCTCGCTGCGCCGGCATCACGTCCGGACAGGCCGGTCTCCCCTCGGCCTGTGCTGAACACGACTATTGCCGCCGTCCTGGGAGCCATGGTTGGGACATTGGCAGTGCTAGTCATGGGGGCGTGGAAAGGGCCGGCACACCCGCGGGCTTTAGCCCCTCTCGACAAGACCGCTTGAGGCGGCTCGGGGCCTGCTCCGAGGCGGTAGGAGGCCTTGAGCCGCCCGGCTTGGCGCAGCAGGGACTTCCTGACCGCCCCACCCATTGGGAAGTAGCTCAGTAGCTACAGACTCAGCGCGATCATGGGCAGGTGCCGGCTGGCAGGTGATCGCGCAGCCAGGCGGCAATCCGGGGCGCCGCCCCCGGCGGGCCCATCCGCTGCCGCCCCACCTCGCCGCGCCGGGCGCGCTCCGCGGGGTCGCTGAGCAGACGCAGCGCCGCCGCCGCCGCCGCGTCGGGCGAGGGCGTGGGGACGAGGGCCTCCCCCAGCACGCGCGACTGCAGCGCCAGGAACCGCGGCGTGTACTGCGCCCCGCGGCCGGGGAAGGCCACCACGGGCCGGCCGAGGGCCGCGGCCTGCTCGTTGGCCGTACCGGCGAGGCCCACCACCACCTCCGCCCGCGCCACCGCCGCCGTGAACGTCCGGGTGAGCTGGATGCGGACCGGCCGGGGCGCCCCGGCCGCAGCGGCACCCTGACCGAGGACGCCGATGGTGCTCGGCCCCAGCCCTACCTCGAACCCGGCCAGGACGGCGTCCGCGTCCACCGTCGGCGCCAGCGCTAGCAGGAAGTGCACCTCCGGTCGCGCCGCGGTCGCCCAGGCCGCCACCCGCGCGAGCAGCGCGGCGTTGCGCGCGGCGTCCCCCCGGCTCCCCGGGAGCAGCGCCACGGCCGGGACGCCCGGGGGCAGGGCGAAGTCCGGAGACGTCTCCTCCAGGCAGTCCACCATGACGTTCCCCGGCGCCGAGGCGGCCACGCCGCGCGCCGCCAGCCACGCCGCCGTGGCCTGGTCCCGGGCGAAGACGTGCCGGGCGCGGCGCAGCAGCGCCAGGTGCAGCAGCGAGGGCCGTCGGGCCAGCACCGTGTCCGCCGTGGCCACCAGCGCCACCGGGGCCCCGACGGCCAGCGCCATCCACAGCGCGTAGACGTCTCCCACCGCCAGGACCAGGTCCGGCCCTGCGCCCGCCCCTGCGCCCGCACCGGCGCCATCCCCTGCGCCCGCCGCCCGCAGCGCCCGGCGCTGCGCCCGCACCAGCCCCAGCGCCCCGGCCCGCAGGTCGCTCCACAGGCCCCGCAGGTCGTCGCGGAAGCCGAACCCGCCGCTCGGCAGGTCGGCCCGGGGCCCCAGGCGCGGCACCCCGGGCGGGTAGGCCGGCCCCGCGCCCACGAGCGGGAAGGCGGCGACCTCGACCTCCCGCAGCTCCCGCAGGATGCGTGCGGCGATCAGGTCCTCGCCGTAGCCGTTGCTCACGACGAGCAGGCGGGGATGTCCTGTTCTGTCCCGCGCCGCCGCCTGATGGGTGGACAGCGCAGCGCCGTCCCCGCTCACGTGCGCGCCGTCCGCGCTCACGTGCGCGCCTCCTCCGCGCGCCGCGGGCGGGCCCGCTCCGCCGCCATGGCCTCCCACACGCCCGCGTAGTACGCCTTCCAGAGGAGGTGGGTGTAGCACTCGTTGCACAGGGCGAGGATCTCGCGGCGCTCCGCCCACGGCAGCAGCCGGCGGACGAGCCGTGTCACCAGCTCCGTGCGGAAGATCAGCCACTTCAGCGGCAGCAGCGCCGGGTGGAGCTCCAGGAAGAGCCCCAGCCACAGCGGGCGTCCGTGCTTGCGCCAGAAGTAGACCGCCCCCGCCCCGGCCTGGCGCAGCTTGGGCAGGACGTCGTCGAGCGTCTGGATGTGGTAGTGGTAGGCGAGCGCGTCGGGCTCGTAGTGGAGCGCCGTCCCCGCCTGCGCCAGCCGCAGCCCCAGCTCGATGTCCTCCCAGCCGTAGCCGGTGAAGGCCTCGTCGAAGCCGCCCACCTGGCGGAAGGCGTCCGCCGAGACCGAGAAGTTGCGGGTGACGACGTGCAGCGGGGAGAGGCGCCGGCGGCGCCGCACGGTCAGGTCGGGCAGCAGGTAGGGGGCGCGCATGAACGGGGTGACGAGGGTCGAGGGGTGCTGGAGGGTGCGCCCCTGCACCCCCACGCGTCCGGCGCCGGCGTGGTGGCGCAGGTGCGCGGCCAGAAGCCCCGGCGTGGGGCGCACGTCGGCGTCCATGAAGAGCAGCACGGGGGCGCGGGCCTCGCCCGCCCCCAGGTTGCGCGCTCCCGACCGGCCCCGGTTGGCCGTGCGGACCAGACGCAGGCCCGGTCGACCCTCGGCGAACGGCCCCTCTGCCTGGAGCGCCGCCACCATGTCACCGGTGCCGTCGCTGGAGCCGTCGTCCACGACCACGACCTCGAAGGGGTCGGCGGCCTCCTGACCCGCGAAGGCCCGCAGGGACTCGCGCAGCAGGTCCCGGCTGTTGTAGGCGGGGATGACGACGCTGAGGGCGGGGGTGGCCGCGCTCACGGTGGCGGGCTCCCCGCATCGGCGTCGCGGGCGACACCACCTGCGCCGCCACCGGGAGAGGCCCGGCTGAGGCCCGGGTCGGCACCGGCGAAGATCCCCAGCAGCATCCACAGCCCGGCGCCGATGTGGAAGGAGATGGCGGTCCCGTCCACCTGCTGGTGGACCATCAACGCGAGGAAGGTCGCGAGCCACGTGGCCGGGACCGCTCGGCCGAGCGCCCCCGGCCGGCCCAGCCAGCGCCAGGCGGCCACGAAGCCCGCCCCGACCATCGCCGCAAACCCCAGCGCCCCCAGGACACCGCCCTCCACAGCCATGTTGAGGAAGATGTTGTGGGCGAAGGGCGGGGCCTCGTCGACGGCGTCGGGCGTCCGGTAGCGCGGGTAGAGGACGCCGAAGGTGTTGAGGCCGCTGCCCGTCAGCGGCCGGTCCCGCACCATCGTCCAGGAGATGCGCCAGAGCACCATGCGGTTGCGGTTGGTGGTGAGGCTGAAGATGCTGCGGGCTTCGGCCTCCAATCGGTCAGACCACTGGACCAGCACGGCGCCCGCCAGCACGAGGGCGATGACCACCAGCGGGACCGTCCCCCGCACCCGCCCCGGCAGCAGGGCCAGGAGCACGAGCACGCCGACCAGGGCCGCCAGCCACGCCCCGCGGCTGAAGGTGAGCGCGAGCGCCACTGCCGTGACAGCGGCGGCCGCCACCAGGGCGGCGCGCACGCGCCCGACGGCGAAGGCGGCGAGCCCCAGCAGGGCCACGAGGCCCATCGCCATCGTCGTCCCCACCGCGTTGTACTGCAGACTGCCGGTGGAGGCCTGCGGGCCCTGCCGCAGCGCCAGCACGCTCCAGACGGCGGCCGTGAGGGCCGTCCCCGCGCCCAGCGCCCAGAGCGCCGCCCGCGCAAACCCGGCGTCCGCCGCCACCACCCGGCGGAAGGGCGCATAGCTCGTCAGGATCCCCAGCGGCACGAGCAGCGTGGAGGGCCAGGCC
It encodes:
- a CDS encoding lipid-A-disaccharide synthase-related protein: MSADGAHVSGDGAALSTHQAAARDRTGHPRLLVVSNGYGEDLIAARILRELREVEVAAFPLVGAGPAYPPGVPRLGPRADLPSGGFGFRDDLRGLWSDLRAGALGLVRAQRRALRAAGAGDGAGAGAGAGAGPDLVLAVGDVYALWMALAVGAPVALVATADTVLARRPSLLHLALLRRARHVFARDQATAAWLAARGVAASAPGNVMVDCLEETSPDFALPPGVPAVALLPGSRGDAARNAALLARVAAWATAARPEVHFLLALAPTVDADAVLAGFEVGLGPSTIGVLGQGAAAAGAPRPVRIQLTRTFTAAVARAEVVVGLAGTANEQAAALGRPVVAFPGRGAQYTPRFLALQSRVLGEALVPTPSPDAAAAAALRLLSDPAERARRGEVGRQRMGPPGAAPRIAAWLRDHLPAGTCP
- a CDS encoding glycosyltransferase family 2 protein, coding for MSAATPALSVVIPAYNSRDLLRESLRAFAGQEAADPFEVVVVDDGSSDGTGDMVAALQAEGPFAEGRPGLRLVRTANRGRSGARNLGAGEARAPVLLFMDADVRPTPGLLAAHLRHHAGAGRVGVQGRTLQHPSTLVTPFMRAPYLLPDLTVRRRRRLSPLHVVTRNFSVSADAFRQVGGFDEAFTGYGWEDIELGLRLAQAGTALHYEPDALAYHYHIQTLDDVLPKLRQAGAGAVYFWRKHGRPLWLGLFLELHPALLPLKWLIFRTELVTRLVRRLLPWAERREILALCNECYTHLLWKAYYAGVWEAMAAERARPRRAEEART
- a CDS encoding O-antigen ligase family protein, which gives rise to MAVASTMKGAVRLDRLRRGALLLLAALFPVGHALWGAAAALVTGAFLAGRSRPRSMVDVGVAAFLLAFLLAALTTPFPRVAWPSTLLVPLGILTSYAPFRRVVAADAGFARAALWALGAGTALTAAVWSVLALRQGPQASTGSLQYNAVGTTMAMGLVALLGLAAFAVGRVRAALVAAAAVTAVALALTFSRGAWLAALVGVLVLLALLPGRVRGTVPLVVIALVLAGAVLVQWSDRLEAEARSIFSLTTNRNRMVLWRISWTMVRDRPLTGSGLNTFGVLYPRYRTPDAVDEAPPFAHNIFLNMAVEGGVLGALGFAAMVGAGFVAAWRWLGRPGALGRAVPATWLATFLALMVHQQVDGTAISFHIGAGLWMLLGIFAGADPGLSRASPGGGAGGVARDADAGSPPP
- a CDS encoding Wzz/FepE/Etk N-terminal domain-containing protein produces the protein MIADDEIDLQELLQALWRGRRTIAVLALSAALVAAGLSVFVLPQAYESRVLLLVTRPQVQIVDPSSPAFRTGELNVTARTDPELSADGVATLARAPAIIEEVARRAGVPVRKLESAQARAVRNSSLVELRVRWPDPQTAQRIAAVWAEVVVAQARILASSRGQGSYALFGRRLDAALERLKVAEQALRRFDALSRIGELQARLGRLTDQLASYEARRNDLSVSLIRAEGELAAIEAQLQRQPRTLTLSKSVATDPFFHQAATTASGRSFLELSPLTLRTEEQNPAYTALSQARANAAVAVQALRVEKVRVEQAMQEIQHEIATLRSELASQTLTRTRLARDVENARRVYEVLFQRREEVRLAAATPSGSVQLAAPASRPDRPVSPRPVLNTTIAAVLGAMVGTLAVLVMGAWKGPAHPRALAPLDKTA